A single genomic interval of Helianthus annuus cultivar XRQ/B chromosome 13, HanXRQr2.0-SUNRISE, whole genome shotgun sequence harbors:
- the LOC110900303 gene encoding uncharacterized protein LOC110900303 — MVRLANIKHALSFDSSSSKPVTNNTQFHENRHKKAETIGILSFEVANVMSKTVNLHKSLTNSEIYTLKHEILNSYGVKTLVSSDETYVLQLACTEKLEELNSISDVVSRLGRRCTVPQLLGFEHVYMDIVNGVIDIGELGFLVKDMDAMVRKMERYVNVTARLYGEMEVLSELEVSVNKFRQDSHEESRRVFEQKVVWQKQDVRHLKDVSLWNMSYDKVVEMLARTVCTLYARICMVFDDTIKRREMFSNSSVSRVDLRSCRSLSQVSGQVDARSVKSSGGFRPEIRPKKGEMSLFKAEDFNFACGLGAGRLFMECLNRSSTVSKMDDFDDGSVRKGGDDHDRSSQISGSCSVSSSVRKDINHSGFQSRIPMMGEQRRLKTNMTNRVKSAPKNRLMVQASQNTIGGSALALHYANVIIVIEKLLQYPHLVGEEARDDLYQMLPTSLRLALKMSLKSYVKDLAIYDAPLAHDWKDRLDEILSWLAPLAHNMMRWQNERNFEQQQIVSRTNVLLLQTLYFADRTKTETAICELLVGLNYICRYEHQQNALLDCASSFDFDDCLEWQTQY; from the coding sequence ATGGTGCGGTTAGCAAATATCAAACACGCACTCTCATTCGATTCATCATCGTCAAAACCGGTAACGAACAACACTCAATTTCACGAAAACCGTCACAAAAAAGCCGAAACAATCGGAATATTATCGTTCGAAGTAGCTAACGTGATGTCAAAAACGGTTAATCTCCACAAATCGTTAACAAATTCCGAGATCTACACGTTAAAACACGAAATCCTCAACTCCTACGGCGTAAAAACCCTAGTTTCGTCAGACGAAACGTATGTTCTACAGCTTGCGTGTACGGAGAAGCTAGAGGAGTTGAATTCGATATCCGACGTCGTTTCGAGGCTTGGAAGGAGGTGTACGGTGCCGCAACTGCTAGGGTTTGAGCATGTGTATATGGATATTGTTAACGGAGTGATTGATATTGGGGAATTAGGGTTTTTAGTCAAGGATATGGATGCAATGGTGAGGAAAATGGAGAGATATGTTAATGTTACTGCTAGGTTGTATGGTGAAATGGAGGTTTTGAGTGAATTGGAGGTTAGTGTTAATAAGTTTCGACAGGATTCGCACGAAGAAAGCCGGCGAGTGTTTGAGCAGAAGGTGGTTTGGCAGAAGCAGGATGTGAGGCATTTGAAGGATGTTAGTTTGTGGAATATGAGTTACGATAAGGTTGTGGAGATGCTTGCGAGAACGGTGTGTACGCTTTATGCGCGTATTTGTATGGTTTTCGATGATACGATTAAACGGCGAGAGATGTTTTCGAATAGTTCGGTTTCGCGTGTGGATTTGCGTTCGTGTAGAAGTTTGTCTCAGGTTTCGGGTCAGGTTGATGCGCGTAGTGTGAAATCTAGTGGTGGTTTTAGGCCTGAAATTAGACCGAAAAAGGGGGAAATGTCTTTGTTTAAAGCGGAGGATTTTAATTTCGCGTGTGGGTTGGGTGCGGGGAGGTTGTTTATGGAGTGTTTGAACAGAAGTAGTACGGTTTCCAAAATGGATGATTTCGATGACGGTTCTGTTCGAAAAGGCGGTGATGATCATGATCGAAGCAGCCAGATTTCAGGGTCGTGTAGCGTTTCAAGTAGTGTAAGAAAAGATATAAATCATTCAGGTTTTCAAAGTCGGATTCCGATGATGGGAGAACAAAGACGTTTGAAAACGAATATGACAAACAGGGTTAAATCGGCTCCAAAGAATAGATTAATGGTACAAGCGTCTCAAAACACCATTGGAGGCTCTGCGTTGGCGTTGCATTATGCGAATGTTATAATTGTGATCGAGAAATTACTTCAGTACCCGCATTTAGTTGGTGAGGAAGCTAGAGATGATTTATATCAGATGTTACCAACAAGCTTGCGATTGGCGTTAAAGATGAGTTTAAAGTCGTACGTGAAAGATTTAGCGATATACGATGCGCCACTTGCCCATGATTGGAAAGATAGGCTTGACGAGATTCTTTCTTGGCTTGCGCCTTTGGCGCACAACATGATGCGGTGGCAAAACGAGAGAAATTTCGAGCAGCAACAAATTGTTTCGAGAACGAACGTTCTACTTTTACAAACTTTGTATTTTGCAGATAGAACAAAGACAGAAACAGCAATTTGTGAGCTTCTTGTGGGTTTGAATTATATTTGTCGTTACGAGCATCAGCAAAACGCGTTATTGGACTGTGCAAGCAGTTTTGATTTCGACGATTGCCTTGAATGGCAAACGCAATACTGA
- the LOC110902325 gene encoding protein FAR1-RELATED SEQUENCE 5-like codes for MYELYALEAGFSVKKGQTKVWNGIPTHKYLRCIKYGKPQPKWTFDTLDESSVKHRRTTFSWCDCKASILVSISNDSYTVLTFNDIHNHELVESYNRDLSKISRKLSFSTKQFIHNMSLNRIGPMRSYRCLVALKGGHHNVNGTPVDFKNFSHQLRIFIGERDAQVFLERLRERYDNLPNFFFDYTVSNGKLSSVFWADEISKLNYKAFGDVLAFDATYSTNRYKMVFVPFTGVDHHFQCVTFGAGLISTESIESYVWLLKAFLKAHGTQPTLVLSDQDPSMLQAVPMVFTESRHRLCMWHIMKKLPSKISADVLDNTDLRSCIHRLVWNVYIKPETFESRWNDLLQTFGLQEHSWLNDMYNMRHLWVPAYFRELPMCCLMKTTSRCESSNAAFKVNSTSANTLVQFMMCFENRVDSQRYRQRVSEFKTSSTMFTGNTELAIEQHAFAIYTNAVFAQVQKEIIKGKFLCYITNQSETSDSSLLIDVTHLDKRNNITNVYQVTYNNVDQSANCSCRNFTRIGYLCRHVFCVYRLKNVERIPPQYINDRWRRDALPKHVFSISSRYGVNPHAPSIMRNEILDLVTECVDVARTDEDALAKLVDQLRDFKINILSRQPLSTTENESNESQMEEIVGQPINIPVEVANPEVARNKGCGTHTRISGPGEKAKAKPPKRPKQLRLCKRCGLYVDDHDSRNCLKVAAMKAAKAAAEQLRQTATGD; via the exons ATGTATGAACTTTATGCGCTCGAAGCAGGTTTTTCTGTTAAAAAAGGTCAAACTAAAGTCTGGAATGGAATTCCCACACACAAGTATCTCCGATGCATAAAATATGGAAAACCCCAACCAAAGTGGACTTTTGACACCCTAGATGAATCTTCTGTTAAGCACCGGAGGACCACCTTCTCATGGTGTGACTGTAAGGCAAGCATACTAGTATCGATATCGAACGATTCATACACAGTCCTGACTTTCAATGATATTCATAATCATGAACTTGTTGAGAGTTACAACCGTGATCTTAGTAAGATATCACGGAAACTGTCATTCTCCACGAAACAATTCATTCATAACATGAGTCTAAACCGCATCGGACCAATGAGGTCTTATAGATGCCTTGTAGCTTTAAAAGGAGGGCATCACAATGTCAATGGGACACCGGTCGATTTTAAAAACTTTAGCCACCAGCTGCGAATTTTTATTGGTGAACGCGACGCACAAGTTTTCCTTGAACGCTTGCGTGAGCGTTATGACAACCTACCCAACTTCTTTTTTGATTACACCGTATCAAACGGAAAGTTGTCCTCTGTATTCTGGGCTGATGAGATTTCAAAGCTTAACTACAAAGCTTTTGGCGATGTCCTAGCGTTTGATGCAACTTACAGCACAAACAG GTACAAGATGGTTTTTGTGCCATTCACGGGTGTGGATCATCATTTCCAATGTGTTACATTTGGAGCTGGTTTGATATCAACCGAGTCAATTGAATCTTACGTGTGGTTGCTTAAGGCTTTCTTGAAGGCACACGGTACTCAACCAACTCTCGTGCTGAGTGATCAAGACCCATCCATGCTACAAGCTGTTCCTATGGTCTTTACAGAATCACGTCACCGTCTATGCATGTGGCATATAATGAAAAAACTACCCTCCAAG ATCTCAGCCGACGTGCTCGATAACACTGATCTTCGGTCCTGCATTCATCGGTTGGTTTGGAATGTTTATATCAAACCTGAAACGTTTGAGTCCCGCTGGAATGACCTCCTACAAACATTTGGGCTTCAAGAGCACAGCTGGTTGAACGACATGTACAACATGAGACATCTCTGGGTTCCAGCCTACTTTAGAGAACTGCCCATGtgttgcttgatgaagaccaCCTCCCGCTGCGAAAGCTCTAACGCTGCCTTCAAGGTTAACTCAACAAGCGCAAACACCCTTGTGCAATTTATGATGTGCTTTGAAAATAGGGTAGACAGCCAACGATATCGTCAACGTGTTTCGGAGTTCAAAACCTCTTCTACCATGTTCACTGGCAATACTGAGTTAGCGATAGAACAACACGCGTTCGCCATTTACACAAACGCTGTTTTCGCCCAAGTTCAAAAAGAAATAATTAAAGGGAAGTTTTTATGCTACATCACAAACCAAAGCGAGACGAGCGATTCCAGTCTTCTGATAGACGTCACTCATTTGGATAAAAGGAACAACATCACAAACGTCTATCag GTTACGTATAACAATGTCGATCAATCGGCCAATTGCTCATGCAGGAATTTCACACGTATCGGGTATCTGTGTCGCCATGTCTTTTGTGTCTATCGCTTGAAAAATGTTGAAAGGATTCCACCACAATACATAAACGACAGGTGGCGCCGAGATGCCCTCCCCAAACATGTTTTTTCAATTTCCAGTCGATACGGAGTCAACCCACACGCACCGTCCATTATGCGGAATGAAATCCTCGACCTCGTTACTGAATGCGTAGATGTTGCTAGAACCGATGAGGATGCGTTGGCAAAATTGGTTGACCAACTCAGGGATTTCAAGATCAATATTCTCTCCAGGCAACCGTTGTCAACaactgaaaatgaatcaaatgagTCTCAAATGGAAGAAATAGTTGGGCAGCCAATCAACATTCCAGTCGAAGTTGCTAATCCAGAAGTTGCACGCAATAAAGGATGTGGTACTCATACTCGCATTTCTGGGCCCGGTGAGAAGGCCAAAGCAAAACCACCAAAACGTCCAAAGCAGCTTCGCTTATGCAAGCGTTGTGGTCTGTATGTCGACGACCACGACTCACGCAACTGCCTTAAGGTGGCTGCAATGAAAGCAGCAAAGGCAGCTGCTGAACAACTAAGGCAGACCGCCACTGGCGACTGA
- the LOC110903547 gene encoding uncharacterized protein LOC110903547, with translation METNPPTSELMSPVRSFPNRFFCSDFQNDEEFNAPASAYTYMHVDCSRSSEAPVRSPDVLVSNNFMKNAVIDDQDMDIDEASQDSQMEAMTVAVSGSSHGPSMFAESPRGQLDGCTMDNGIPLYFHITHFITCIVMPFYCRFITFSVLWYRSFESILCF, from the exons atggagacaaatccaccaaccTCTGAATTAATGTCGCCGGTCCGTAGTTTCCCAAACCGGTTCTTTTGCAGCGACTTCCAAAACGATGAAGAATTTAATGCTCCAG CATCTGCATACACTTATATGCATGTTGATTGTTCTCGGTCATCTGAAGCCCCTGTTAGATCCCCGGATGTTTTGGTATCCAACAATTTCATGAAAAACGCGGTTATTGATGACCAGGATATGGATATTGATGAAG CATCCCAAGATTCCCAGATGGAAGCCATGACTGTTGCTGTTTCTGGATCATCTCATGGTCCTTCTATGTTTGCTGAATCACCACGCGGCCAGTTAGACGGTTGTACAATGGACAATGGGATCCCACTTTATTTTCATATCACACATTTTATAACTTGTATTGTCATGCCATTTTATTGCAGATTCATAACTTTTTCCGTTTTATGGTACAGGTCCTTCGAATCCATACTTTGTTTTTGA